Proteins from a single region of Symphalangus syndactylus isolate Jambi chromosome 12, NHGRI_mSymSyn1-v2.1_pri, whole genome shotgun sequence:
- the LOC134734341 gene encoding protogenin-like isoform X5 yields the protein MSSRGVTTRLSLEPGNTVAVQEHPLVLPCQVEGEPPVSISWQQDRLALANDSGATLMPDGSLHLAALPSHWSLPSCAHEYHCMAQNSYGRLVSRRARVQLASLSRFHQHPESAEVEQGGVARFQCLIQGVPEPSISWEHNGTALNIASHRGTPEAAAGARDPVWASEPDPHSAPDSNAGVHRHRSPSAACLLELPGWPLHQRGGHPSSGHRESHDLRRVSPALRCLCLRRQSARLPRPAHSAGRPAHAGTLMLAGVSVEDEAIYQCVAENSVGSNQASARLAVTGGREPPHPQAPACHGSLYFCHSSVLGAAPLQWGHHWLRAAPLACGRPPGSCHPSWGPSKASNSFTASCLLPILRGLCSWPAVSAPSSTQTWNRLPSMRSSCRRSMAMGMEIAVPALSHCVMCPWPLLMAQCPQSPRLGALAARVRAAHCLGLWWVSTWAWLPSSFASSASSWAGDIGKGQVRANVGNLPGRQSASLWHRAKESKRAPIYNQSILPMRRLRQKRGSQFFSELCGTRGRRPAMSQEERTGAPKAKNKGSRNELEPVPCHPAA from the exons ATGAGTTCCCGTGGAGTCACCACGCGCCTTTCCTTG GAGCCGGGGAACACAGTGGCTGTGCAGGAGCACCCGCTGGTGCTGCCCTGCCAGGTGGAGGGTGAGCCGCCCGTGTCCATTTCCTGGCAGCAGGATAGGCTGGCCTTAGCCAATGACAGTGGTGCCACCCTGATGCCAGATGGCTCCCTGCACCTGGCCGCCCTGCCTTCCCACTGGAGCCTCCCTTCCTGTGCCCACGAGTACCACTGCATGGCCCAGAACAGCTACGGGCGGCTGGTGAGCCGACGGGCCCGGGTACAGCTGGCAA GTCTGTCCCGCTTCCACCAACATCCAGAATCTGCTGAGGTGGAGCAGGGTGGAGTTGCTCGCTTCCAGTGCCTGATCCAGGGGGTGCCTGAGCCATCCATTTCCTGGGAGCACAATGGCACAGCCCTGAATATTGCCAGCCACCG TGGGACCCCCGAGGCTGCTGCAGGAGCCAGAGATCCTGTCTGGGCCTCAGAACCTGACCCTCACAGTGCACCAGACAGCAATGCTGGAGTGCATCGCCACCGGTCACCCTCAGCCGCTTGTCTCCTGGAGCTGCCTGG ATGGCCGCTCCATCAGCGTGGAGGGCATCCAAGTTCTGGGCACCGGGAATCTCATGATCTCCGACGTGTCAGTCCAGCACTCAGATGTCTATGTCTGCGCCGCCAATCAGCCAGGCTCCCGCGTCCGGCGCACAGCGCAGGGCGTCCTGCTCATGCAGG TACGCTGATGCTGGCAGGGGTTTCAGTTGAGGATGAGGCCATCTATCAATGCGTGGCAGAGAACAGCGTGGGCTCCAACCAGGCCAGTGCCCGCCTGGCCGTGACAGGGGGCCGAGAGCCACCCCATCCCCAGGCGCCTGCATGCCATGGCTCTCTCTACTTCTGCCATTCGAGTGTCCTGGGAGCCGCCCCCCTCCAGTGGGGACATCATTGGCTACGTGCTGCACCTCTGGCCTGTGGGAG GCCTCCTGGGAGCTGCCACCCCAGCTGGGGCCCATCCAAGGCTTCAAACTCTTTCACCGCAAGCTGCCTGCTGCCCATTTTGAGGGGCCTCTGCTCCTGGCCAGCAGTGTCAGCTCCTTCCTCTACACAGACCTGG AACCGGCTGCCCTCTATGAGATCAAGCTGCAGGCGTTCAATGGCAATGGGGATGGAAATAGCAGTGCCCGCTTTGTCTCATTGCGTGATGTGCCCCTGGCCACTCCTG ATGGCACAGTGTCCACAGAGTCCAAGACTGGGTGCTCTTGCAGCCAGGGTGAGAGCAGCTCACTGCCTGGGGTTGTGGTGGGTATCCACGTGGGCCTGGCTGCCCTCATCGTTTgcctcctctgcctcttcctgggCTGGAGACATAGGTAAGGGCCAGGTAAGGGCTAATGTGGGAAATCTGCCAGGGAGACAGTCTGCATCACTGTGGCACAGGGCCAAAGAGAGCAAAAGAGCCCCAATCTACAACCAATCAATTTTACCAATGAGGAGACTCAGGCAGAAGAGGGGAAGCCAATTCTTTTCAGAGCTGTGTGGTACCAGGGGCAGAAGGCCTGCCATGAGCCAGGAAGAGAGAACTGGGGCTCCCAAGGCAAAGAACAAGGGCAGCAGAAATGAGCTAGAGCCAGTTCCCTGCCATCCAGCAGCATGA
- the LOC134734341 gene encoding immunoglobulin superfamily DCC subclass member 3-like isoform X4, whose translation MSSRGVTTRLSLEPGNTVAVQEHPLVLPCQVEGEPPVSISWQQDRLALANDSGATLMPDGSLHLAALPSHWSLPSCAHEYHCMAQNSYGRLVSRRARVQLASLSRFHQHPESAEVEQGGVARFQCLIQGVPEPSISWEHNGTALNIASHRVTLLPSSILHIASVSQADMGTYRCMAWNVASTRHSQDAQLTLSVGPPRLLQEPEILSGPQNLTLTVHQTAMLECIATGHPQPLVSWSCLDGRSISVEGIQVLGTGNLMISDVSVQHSDVYVCAANQPGSRVRRTAQGVLLMQAPPEFVQWPQSLSKPPGSSAIFTCVAQGIPEPCLVWLKNGKVLSPGDNIRLTHNNSTLMLAGVSVEDEAIYQCVAENSVGSNQASARLAVTGGREPPHPQAPACHGSLYFCHSSVLGAAPLQWGHHWLRAAPLACGRPPGSCHPSWGPSKASNSFTASCLLPILRGLCSWPAVSAPSSTQTWNRLPSMRSSCRRSMAMGMEIAVPALSHCVMCPWPLLMAQCPQSPRLGALAARPPLQTGVPGMLGSASDCLGQSWGPSRPDSEWREAGGED comes from the exons ATGAGTTCCCGTGGAGTCACCACGCGCCTTTCCTTG GAGCCGGGGAACACAGTGGCTGTGCAGGAGCACCCGCTGGTGCTGCCCTGCCAGGTGGAGGGTGAGCCGCCCGTGTCCATTTCCTGGCAGCAGGATAGGCTGGCCTTAGCCAATGACAGTGGTGCCACCCTGATGCCAGATGGCTCCCTGCACCTGGCCGCCCTGCCTTCCCACTGGAGCCTCCCTTCCTGTGCCCACGAGTACCACTGCATGGCCCAGAACAGCTACGGGCGGCTGGTGAGCCGACGGGCCCGGGTACAGCTGGCAA GTCTGTCCCGCTTCCACCAACATCCAGAATCTGCTGAGGTGGAGCAGGGTGGAGTTGCTCGCTTCCAGTGCCTGATCCAGGGGGTGCCTGAGCCATCCATTTCCTGGGAGCACAATGGCACAGCCCTGAATATTGCCAGCCACCG GGTCACACTGCTGCCTAGTAGCATCCTCCACATCGCCAGTGTGAGCCAGGCTGACATGGGAACCTACCGCTGCATGGCATGGAATGTGGCCAGTACCCGCCACAGCCAGGATGCCCAGCTGACCCTGAGTG TGGGACCCCCGAGGCTGCTGCAGGAGCCAGAGATCCTGTCTGGGCCTCAGAACCTGACCCTCACAGTGCACCAGACAGCAATGCTGGAGTGCATCGCCACCGGTCACCCTCAGCCGCTTGTCTCCTGGAGCTGCCTGG ATGGCCGCTCCATCAGCGTGGAGGGCATCCAAGTTCTGGGCACCGGGAATCTCATGATCTCCGACGTGTCAGTCCAGCACTCAGATGTCTATGTCTGCGCCGCCAATCAGCCAGGCTCCCGCGTCCGGCGCACAGCGCAGGGCGTCCTGCTCATGCAGG CTCCCCCTGAGTTTGTCCAGTGGCCACAGTCCTTGTCCAAGCCTCCGGGCAGCAGTGCCATCTTCACCTGTGTGGCCCAGGGCATCCCTGAGCCCTGTCTGGTCTGGCTGAAGAATGGGAAGGTGTTGagtcctggggataacatcaggCTGACTCACAACAATAG TACGCTGATGCTGGCAGGGGTTTCAGTTGAGGATGAGGCCATCTATCAATGCGTGGCAGAGAACAGCGTGGGCTCCAACCAGGCCAGTGCCCGCCTGGCCGTGACAGGGGGCCGAGAGCCACCCCATCCCCAGGCGCCTGCATGCCATGGCTCTCTCTACTTCTGCCATTCGAGTGTCCTGGGAGCCGCCCCCCTCCAGTGGGGACATCATTGGCTACGTGCTGCACCTCTGGCCTGTGGGAG GCCTCCTGGGAGCTGCCACCCCAGCTGGGGCCCATCCAAGGCTTCAAACTCTTTCACCGCAAGCTGCCTGCTGCCCATTTTGAGGGGCCTCTGCTCCTGGCCAGCAGTGTCAGCTCCTTCCTCTACACAGACCTGG AACCGGCTGCCCTCTATGAGATCAAGCTGCAGGCGTTCAATGGCAATGGGGATGGAAATAGCAGTGCCCGCTTTGTCTCATTGCGTGATGTGCCCCTGGCCACTCCTG ATGGCACAGTGTCCACAGAGTCCAAGACTGGGTGCTCTTGCAGCCAGG CCTCCTCTGCAAACAGGAGTCCCAGGAATGCTGGGCAGTGCCTCCGACTGCCTCGGACAGAGCTGGGGGCCGTCAAGGCCAGACTCAGAGTGGAGGGAAGCTGGGGGAGAAGACTGA
- the LOC134734341 gene encoding immunoglobulin superfamily DCC subclass member 3-like isoform X3, with amino-acid sequence MSSRGVTTRLSLEPGNTVAVQEHPLVLPCQVEGEPPVSISWQQDRLALANDSGATLMPDGSLHLAALPSHWSLPSCAHEYHCMAQNSYGRLVSRRARVQLASLSRFHQHPESAEVEQGGVARFQCLIQGVPEPSISWEHNGTALNIASHRVTLLPSSILHIASVSQADMGTYRCMAWNVASTRHSQDAQLTLSVGPPRLLQEPEILSGPQNLTLTVHQTAMLECIATGHPQPLVSWSCLDGRSISVEGIQVLGTGNLMISDVSVQHSDVYVCAANQPGSRVRRTAQGVLLMQAPPEFVQWPQSLSKPPGSSAIFTCVAQGIPEPCLVWLKNGKVLSPGDNIRLTHNNSTLMLAGVSVEDEAIYQCVAENSVGSNQASARLAVTGGREPPHPQAPACHGSLYFCHSSVLGAAPLQWGHHWLRAAPLACGRPPGSCHPSWGPSKASNSFTASCLLPILRGLCSWPAVSAPSSTQTWNRLPSMRSSCRRSMAMGMEIAVPALSHCVMCPWPLLMAQCPQSPRLGALAARVRAAHCLGLWWVSTWAWLPSSFASSASSWAGDIASSANRSPRNAGQCLRLPRTELGAVKARLRVEGSWGRRLNSPPR; translated from the exons ATGAGTTCCCGTGGAGTCACCACGCGCCTTTCCTTG GAGCCGGGGAACACAGTGGCTGTGCAGGAGCACCCGCTGGTGCTGCCCTGCCAGGTGGAGGGTGAGCCGCCCGTGTCCATTTCCTGGCAGCAGGATAGGCTGGCCTTAGCCAATGACAGTGGTGCCACCCTGATGCCAGATGGCTCCCTGCACCTGGCCGCCCTGCCTTCCCACTGGAGCCTCCCTTCCTGTGCCCACGAGTACCACTGCATGGCCCAGAACAGCTACGGGCGGCTGGTGAGCCGACGGGCCCGGGTACAGCTGGCAA GTCTGTCCCGCTTCCACCAACATCCAGAATCTGCTGAGGTGGAGCAGGGTGGAGTTGCTCGCTTCCAGTGCCTGATCCAGGGGGTGCCTGAGCCATCCATTTCCTGGGAGCACAATGGCACAGCCCTGAATATTGCCAGCCACCG GGTCACACTGCTGCCTAGTAGCATCCTCCACATCGCCAGTGTGAGCCAGGCTGACATGGGAACCTACCGCTGCATGGCATGGAATGTGGCCAGTACCCGCCACAGCCAGGATGCCCAGCTGACCCTGAGTG TGGGACCCCCGAGGCTGCTGCAGGAGCCAGAGATCCTGTCTGGGCCTCAGAACCTGACCCTCACAGTGCACCAGACAGCAATGCTGGAGTGCATCGCCACCGGTCACCCTCAGCCGCTTGTCTCCTGGAGCTGCCTGG ATGGCCGCTCCATCAGCGTGGAGGGCATCCAAGTTCTGGGCACCGGGAATCTCATGATCTCCGACGTGTCAGTCCAGCACTCAGATGTCTATGTCTGCGCCGCCAATCAGCCAGGCTCCCGCGTCCGGCGCACAGCGCAGGGCGTCCTGCTCATGCAGG CTCCCCCTGAGTTTGTCCAGTGGCCACAGTCCTTGTCCAAGCCTCCGGGCAGCAGTGCCATCTTCACCTGTGTGGCCCAGGGCATCCCTGAGCCCTGTCTGGTCTGGCTGAAGAATGGGAAGGTGTTGagtcctggggataacatcaggCTGACTCACAACAATAG TACGCTGATGCTGGCAGGGGTTTCAGTTGAGGATGAGGCCATCTATCAATGCGTGGCAGAGAACAGCGTGGGCTCCAACCAGGCCAGTGCCCGCCTGGCCGTGACAGGGGGCCGAGAGCCACCCCATCCCCAGGCGCCTGCATGCCATGGCTCTCTCTACTTCTGCCATTCGAGTGTCCTGGGAGCCGCCCCCCTCCAGTGGGGACATCATTGGCTACGTGCTGCACCTCTGGCCTGTGGGAG GCCTCCTGGGAGCTGCCACCCCAGCTGGGGCCCATCCAAGGCTTCAAACTCTTTCACCGCAAGCTGCCTGCTGCCCATTTTGAGGGGCCTCTGCTCCTGGCCAGCAGTGTCAGCTCCTTCCTCTACACAGACCTGG AACCGGCTGCCCTCTATGAGATCAAGCTGCAGGCGTTCAATGGCAATGGGGATGGAAATAGCAGTGCCCGCTTTGTCTCATTGCGTGATGTGCCCCTGGCCACTCCTG ATGGCACAGTGTCCACAGAGTCCAAGACTGGGTGCTCTTGCAGCCAGGGTGAGAGCAGCTCACTGCCTGGGGTTGTGGTGGGTATCCACGTGGGCCTGGCTGCCCTCATCGTTTgcctcctctgcctcttcctgggCTGGAGACATAG CCTCCTCTGCAAACAGGAGTCCCAGGAATGCTGGGCAGTGCCTCCGACTGCCTCGGACAGAGCTGGGGGCCGTCAAGGCCAGACTCAGAGTGGAGGGAAGCTGGGGGAGAAGACTGAACTCACCACCCAG ATGA
- the LOC134734341 gene encoding immunoglobulin superfamily DCC subclass member 3-like isoform X7, producing MSSRGVTTRLSLEPGNTVAVQEHPLVLPCQVEGEPPVSISWQQDRLALANDSGATLMPDGSLHLAALPSHWSLPSCAHEYHCMAQNSYGRLVSRRARVQLASLSRFHQHPESAEVEQGGVARFQCLIQGVPEPSISWEHNGTALNIASHRVTLLPSSILHIASVSQADMGTYRCMAWNVASTRHSQDAQLTLSVGPPRLLQEPEILSGPQNLTLTVHQTAMLECIATGHPQPLVSWSCLDGRSISVEGIQVLGTGNLMISDVSVQHSDVYVCAANQPGSRVRRTAQGVLLMQAPAALGFSTKVLNATSVQASWELPPQLGPIQGFKLFHRKLPAAHFEGPLLLASSVSSFLYTDLEPAALYEIKLQAFNGNGDGNSSARFVSLRDVPLATPDGTVSTESKTGCSCSQGESSSLPGVVVGIHVGLAALIVCLLCLFLGWRHSLLCKQESQECWAVPPTASDRAGGRQGQTQSGGKLGEKTELTTQMTVEQLALA from the exons ATGAGTTCCCGTGGAGTCACCACGCGCCTTTCCTTG GAGCCGGGGAACACAGTGGCTGTGCAGGAGCACCCGCTGGTGCTGCCCTGCCAGGTGGAGGGTGAGCCGCCCGTGTCCATTTCCTGGCAGCAGGATAGGCTGGCCTTAGCCAATGACAGTGGTGCCACCCTGATGCCAGATGGCTCCCTGCACCTGGCCGCCCTGCCTTCCCACTGGAGCCTCCCTTCCTGTGCCCACGAGTACCACTGCATGGCCCAGAACAGCTACGGGCGGCTGGTGAGCCGACGGGCCCGGGTACAGCTGGCAA GTCTGTCCCGCTTCCACCAACATCCAGAATCTGCTGAGGTGGAGCAGGGTGGAGTTGCTCGCTTCCAGTGCCTGATCCAGGGGGTGCCTGAGCCATCCATTTCCTGGGAGCACAATGGCACAGCCCTGAATATTGCCAGCCACCG GGTCACACTGCTGCCTAGTAGCATCCTCCACATCGCCAGTGTGAGCCAGGCTGACATGGGAACCTACCGCTGCATGGCATGGAATGTGGCCAGTACCCGCCACAGCCAGGATGCCCAGCTGACCCTGAGTG TGGGACCCCCGAGGCTGCTGCAGGAGCCAGAGATCCTGTCTGGGCCTCAGAACCTGACCCTCACAGTGCACCAGACAGCAATGCTGGAGTGCATCGCCACCGGTCACCCTCAGCCGCTTGTCTCCTGGAGCTGCCTGG ATGGCCGCTCCATCAGCGTGGAGGGCATCCAAGTTCTGGGCACCGGGAATCTCATGATCTCCGACGTGTCAGTCCAGCACTCAGATGTCTATGTCTGCGCCGCCAATCAGCCAGGCTCCCGCGTCCGGCGCACAGCGCAGGGCGTCCTGCTCATGCAGG CCCCTGCTGCCCTGGGCTTCTCCACCAAAGTGCTCAATGCCACCTCTGTGCAGGCCTCCTGGGAGCTGCCACCCCAGCTGGGGCCCATCCAAGGCTTCAAACTCTTTCACCGCAAGCTGCCTGCTGCCCATTTTGAGGGGCCTCTGCTCCTGGCCAGCAGTGTCAGCTCCTTCCTCTACACAGACCTGG AACCGGCTGCCCTCTATGAGATCAAGCTGCAGGCGTTCAATGGCAATGGGGATGGAAATAGCAGTGCCCGCTTTGTCTCATTGCGTGATGTGCCCCTGGCCACTCCTG ATGGCACAGTGTCCACAGAGTCCAAGACTGGGTGCTCTTGCAGCCAGGGTGAGAGCAGCTCACTGCCTGGGGTTGTGGTGGGTATCCACGTGGGCCTGGCTGCCCTCATCGTTTgcctcctctgcctcttcctgggCTGGAGACATAG CCTCCTCTGCAAACAGGAGTCCCAGGAATGCTGGGCAGTGCCTCCGACTGCCTCGGACAGAGCTGGGGGCCGTCAAGGCCAGACTCAGAGTGGAGGGAAGCTGGGGGAGAAGACTGAACTCACCACCCAG ATGACTGTGGAACAGCTGGCCTTGGCCTAG
- the LOC134734341 gene encoding immunoglobulin superfamily DCC subclass member 3-like isoform X11, whose protein sequence is MSSRGVTTRLSLEPGNTVAVQEHPLVLPCQVEGEPPVSISWQQDRLALANDSGATLMPDGSLHLAALPSHWSLPSCAHEYHCMAQNSYGRLVSRRARVQLASLSRFHQHPESAEVEQGGVARFQCLIQGVPEPSISWEHNGTALNIASHRVTLLPSSILHIASVSQADMGTYRCMAWNVASTRHSQDAQLTLSVGPPRLLQEPEILSGPQNLTLTVHQTAMLECIATGHPQPLVSWSCLDGRSISVEGIQVLGTGNLMISDVSVQHSDVYVCAANQPGSRVRRTAQGVLLMQAPPEFVQWPQSLSKPPGSSAIFTCVAQGIPEPCLVWLKNGKVLSPGDNIRLTHNNRYSCLTTPHCPLAMVGPPTHPGHPPPPTCNTHYLNLKNPHPSTNPQQVTFYFQQSSPPPGGSALTAPLQYADAGRGFS, encoded by the exons ATGAGTTCCCGTGGAGTCACCACGCGCCTTTCCTTG GAGCCGGGGAACACAGTGGCTGTGCAGGAGCACCCGCTGGTGCTGCCCTGCCAGGTGGAGGGTGAGCCGCCCGTGTCCATTTCCTGGCAGCAGGATAGGCTGGCCTTAGCCAATGACAGTGGTGCCACCCTGATGCCAGATGGCTCCCTGCACCTGGCCGCCCTGCCTTCCCACTGGAGCCTCCCTTCCTGTGCCCACGAGTACCACTGCATGGCCCAGAACAGCTACGGGCGGCTGGTGAGCCGACGGGCCCGGGTACAGCTGGCAA GTCTGTCCCGCTTCCACCAACATCCAGAATCTGCTGAGGTGGAGCAGGGTGGAGTTGCTCGCTTCCAGTGCCTGATCCAGGGGGTGCCTGAGCCATCCATTTCCTGGGAGCACAATGGCACAGCCCTGAATATTGCCAGCCACCG GGTCACACTGCTGCCTAGTAGCATCCTCCACATCGCCAGTGTGAGCCAGGCTGACATGGGAACCTACCGCTGCATGGCATGGAATGTGGCCAGTACCCGCCACAGCCAGGATGCCCAGCTGACCCTGAGTG TGGGACCCCCGAGGCTGCTGCAGGAGCCAGAGATCCTGTCTGGGCCTCAGAACCTGACCCTCACAGTGCACCAGACAGCAATGCTGGAGTGCATCGCCACCGGTCACCCTCAGCCGCTTGTCTCCTGGAGCTGCCTGG ATGGCCGCTCCATCAGCGTGGAGGGCATCCAAGTTCTGGGCACCGGGAATCTCATGATCTCCGACGTGTCAGTCCAGCACTCAGATGTCTATGTCTGCGCCGCCAATCAGCCAGGCTCCCGCGTCCGGCGCACAGCGCAGGGCGTCCTGCTCATGCAGG CTCCCCCTGAGTTTGTCCAGTGGCCACAGTCCTTGTCCAAGCCTCCGGGCAGCAGTGCCATCTTCACCTGTGTGGCCCAGGGCATCCCTGAGCCCTGTCTGGTCTGGCTGAAGAATGGGAAGGTGTTGagtcctggggataacatcaggCTGACTCACAACAATAGGTACTCGTGTCTCACCACTCCCCACTGCCCACTGGCAATGGTAGGTCCCCCTACCCACCCTGGGCACCCACCCCCACCTACATGCAACACTCACTACCTAAATCTCAAAAATCCACACCCATCCACAAACCCCCAGCAAGTTACCTTCTACTTCCAGcaatcctcccctcccccaggagGCTCTGCCCTGACTGCTCCATTACAG TACGCTGATGCTGGCAGGGGTTTCAGTTGA
- the LOC134734341 gene encoding immunoglobulin superfamily DCC subclass member 3-like isoform X1, whose amino-acid sequence MSSRGVTTRLSLEPGNTVAVQEHPLVLPCQVEGEPPVSISWQQDRLALANDSGATLMPDGSLHLAALPSHWSLPSCAHEYHCMAQNSYGRLVSRRARVQLASLSRFHQHPESAEVEQGGVARFQCLIQGVPEPSISWEHNGTALNIASHRVTLLPSSILHIASVSQADMGTYRCMAWNVASTRHSQDAQLTLSVGPPRLLQEPEILSGPQNLTLTVHQTAMLECIATGHPQPLVSWSCLDGRSISVEGIQVLGTGNLMISDVSVQHSDVYVCAANQPGSRVRRTAQGVLLMQAPPEFVQWPQSLSKPPGSSAIFTCVAQGIPEPCLVWLKNGKVLSPGDNIRLTHNNSTLMLAGVSVEDEAIYQCVAENSVGSNQASARLAVTGGREPPHPQAPACHGSLYFCHSSVLGAAPLQWGHHWLRAAPLACGRPPGSCHPSWGPSKASNSFTASCLLPILRGLCSWPAVSAPSSTQTWNRLPSMRSSCRRSMAMGMEIAVPALSHCVMCPWPLLMAQCPQSPRLGALAARVRAAHCLGLWWVSTWAWLPSSFASSASSWAGDIGKGQVRANVGNLPGRQSASLWHRAKESKRAPIYNQSILPMRRLRQKRGSQFFSELCGTRGRRPAMSQEERTGAPKAKNKGSRNELEPVPCHPAA is encoded by the exons ATGAGTTCCCGTGGAGTCACCACGCGCCTTTCCTTG GAGCCGGGGAACACAGTGGCTGTGCAGGAGCACCCGCTGGTGCTGCCCTGCCAGGTGGAGGGTGAGCCGCCCGTGTCCATTTCCTGGCAGCAGGATAGGCTGGCCTTAGCCAATGACAGTGGTGCCACCCTGATGCCAGATGGCTCCCTGCACCTGGCCGCCCTGCCTTCCCACTGGAGCCTCCCTTCCTGTGCCCACGAGTACCACTGCATGGCCCAGAACAGCTACGGGCGGCTGGTGAGCCGACGGGCCCGGGTACAGCTGGCAA GTCTGTCCCGCTTCCACCAACATCCAGAATCTGCTGAGGTGGAGCAGGGTGGAGTTGCTCGCTTCCAGTGCCTGATCCAGGGGGTGCCTGAGCCATCCATTTCCTGGGAGCACAATGGCACAGCCCTGAATATTGCCAGCCACCG GGTCACACTGCTGCCTAGTAGCATCCTCCACATCGCCAGTGTGAGCCAGGCTGACATGGGAACCTACCGCTGCATGGCATGGAATGTGGCCAGTACCCGCCACAGCCAGGATGCCCAGCTGACCCTGAGTG TGGGACCCCCGAGGCTGCTGCAGGAGCCAGAGATCCTGTCTGGGCCTCAGAACCTGACCCTCACAGTGCACCAGACAGCAATGCTGGAGTGCATCGCCACCGGTCACCCTCAGCCGCTTGTCTCCTGGAGCTGCCTGG ATGGCCGCTCCATCAGCGTGGAGGGCATCCAAGTTCTGGGCACCGGGAATCTCATGATCTCCGACGTGTCAGTCCAGCACTCAGATGTCTATGTCTGCGCCGCCAATCAGCCAGGCTCCCGCGTCCGGCGCACAGCGCAGGGCGTCCTGCTCATGCAGG CTCCCCCTGAGTTTGTCCAGTGGCCACAGTCCTTGTCCAAGCCTCCGGGCAGCAGTGCCATCTTCACCTGTGTGGCCCAGGGCATCCCTGAGCCCTGTCTGGTCTGGCTGAAGAATGGGAAGGTGTTGagtcctggggataacatcaggCTGACTCACAACAATAG TACGCTGATGCTGGCAGGGGTTTCAGTTGAGGATGAGGCCATCTATCAATGCGTGGCAGAGAACAGCGTGGGCTCCAACCAGGCCAGTGCCCGCCTGGCCGTGACAGGGGGCCGAGAGCCACCCCATCCCCAGGCGCCTGCATGCCATGGCTCTCTCTACTTCTGCCATTCGAGTGTCCTGGGAGCCGCCCCCCTCCAGTGGGGACATCATTGGCTACGTGCTGCACCTCTGGCCTGTGGGAG GCCTCCTGGGAGCTGCCACCCCAGCTGGGGCCCATCCAAGGCTTCAAACTCTTTCACCGCAAGCTGCCTGCTGCCCATTTTGAGGGGCCTCTGCTCCTGGCCAGCAGTGTCAGCTCCTTCCTCTACACAGACCTGG AACCGGCTGCCCTCTATGAGATCAAGCTGCAGGCGTTCAATGGCAATGGGGATGGAAATAGCAGTGCCCGCTTTGTCTCATTGCGTGATGTGCCCCTGGCCACTCCTG ATGGCACAGTGTCCACAGAGTCCAAGACTGGGTGCTCTTGCAGCCAGGGTGAGAGCAGCTCACTGCCTGGGGTTGTGGTGGGTATCCACGTGGGCCTGGCTGCCCTCATCGTTTgcctcctctgcctcttcctgggCTGGAGACATAGGTAAGGGCCAGGTAAGGGCTAATGTGGGAAATCTGCCAGGGAGACAGTCTGCATCACTGTGGCACAGGGCCAAAGAGAGCAAAAGAGCCCCAATCTACAACCAATCAATTTTACCAATGAGGAGACTCAGGCAGAAGAGGGGAAGCCAATTCTTTTCAGAGCTGTGTGGTACCAGGGGCAGAAGGCCTGCCATGAGCCAGGAAGAGAGAACTGGGGCTCCCAAGGCAAAGAACAAGGGCAGCAGAAATGAGCTAGAGCCAGTTCCCTGCCATCCAGCAGCATGA